The following are from one region of the Cloacibacterium normanense genome:
- a CDS encoding YciI family protein, which translates to MKTVVLYETAPDTTMEKMMEVFPAHQANEEIFVKAGKILGIGPFAIPGEGAMAIFTDRESAEEFVKGDPFVTTGLVSKVIIKEWHDELM; encoded by the coding sequence ATGAAAACAGTTGTCCTTTACGAAACCGCACCAGATACAACTATGGAGAAAATGATGGAAGTTTTTCCTGCGCATCAAGCCAATGAAGAAATCTTTGTAAAAGCTGGAAAAATATTGGGAATTGGTCCGTTTGCAATTCCGGGAGAAGGAGCGATGGCGATTTTTACAGATAGAGAATCTGCTGAAGAATTTGTAAAAGGAGACCCTTTTGTAACCACAGGTTTGGTCTCGAAAGTAATTATTAAAGAATGGCATGACGAATTAATGTAA
- a CDS encoding ATP-dependent helicase — MDYLKGLNEPQYEAVTTLHGPLMVLAGAGSGKTRVLTMRIAHLITNGIDPFNILALTFTNKAAKEMKLRIAKVVGEGNAKSLWMGTFHSVFARILRSEAHYLGFPSNFTIYDTQDSLNVLKKVLKDLNIDQELYKPKKVQARISSYKNNLITVRAYQNNPELIEADERANMKYIGKIYEKYVEQCFRNGAMDFDDLLLRTNELLTRFPEVLARYQDRFRYILVDEYQDTNHSQYLIVKALSSKFENICVVGDDAQSIYSFRGANIYNILNFKKDYPDAKTVSLEQNYRSTQNIVNAANVVIARNKEQFKKNVFSDNEVGDKIKVFRALSDADEANFVANNIWEQHNANQRKFTDFAILYRTNSQTRAFEDALRRKNIPYRVYGGLSFYQRKEIKDLVAYLRLLVNENDSEALLRVINYPTRGIGETTQNKLIVFADSQNVSLANVLDNLGIYAPHLGFNNGVISKLADFWSMIKAFQVMLKTENVYTVAMEVAQRSGLIKFLKDDQTPEGISRVENVQELMNSMQGFIEEQQQLEDGDPSLSSFLENIALSTDQDKKSENEDQVSLMTIHLSKGLEFPVVHLVGLEENLFPSFMSSSTREELEEERRLFYVALTRAEKQVFFSYAVSRFQWGKITDAEPSRFLSEVDEEYIEFLNPVVESRFVNKSGLSSDIFGDNFSEPRFFKKAEKKKLPSSDEPKPLPKNLKPVASAKIINPSGNSSQDIEVGDRVRHDRFGVGEVVFLDGTDPENIKAKVKFVTEGEKNLILKFAKLTKI; from the coding sequence ATGGATTATTTGAAAGGATTAAACGAACCTCAGTATGAAGCAGTTACCACTTTGCACGGACCACTCATGGTTTTGGCAGGAGCAGGTTCTGGTAAAACGAGAGTTCTTACGATGAGGATTGCACATTTAATTACCAACGGAATTGATCCTTTTAATATTTTGGCGCTTACTTTTACCAATAAAGCCGCCAAAGAAATGAAACTCCGTATTGCAAAAGTAGTAGGAGAAGGAAATGCTAAATCTCTTTGGATGGGCACTTTTCACTCGGTTTTTGCTAGAATTCTGAGAAGCGAAGCGCATTATCTCGGTTTTCCTTCTAATTTTACCATTTATGACACGCAAGATTCTCTCAATGTTCTCAAAAAAGTCTTGAAAGACCTCAATATTGACCAAGAATTATACAAACCAAAAAAAGTTCAAGCTAGAATTTCTAGCTATAAGAACAATCTCATCACAGTTCGTGCCTATCAGAATAATCCAGAATTAATCGAAGCAGACGAACGTGCAAATATGAAATACATTGGCAAAATCTACGAGAAATATGTAGAACAGTGTTTCAGAAATGGTGCGATGGATTTTGATGATTTACTCTTGAGAACCAACGAATTATTGACCAGATTTCCAGAAGTTTTAGCCAGATATCAAGATAGATTCAGGTATATTTTGGTAGATGAGTACCAAGATACCAACCATTCTCAATATTTAATTGTAAAAGCACTTTCTTCAAAATTTGAAAATATTTGTGTGGTAGGAGATGATGCGCAATCTATCTATTCTTTCCGTGGTGCGAATATTTATAATATTTTGAACTTCAAGAAAGATTATCCAGACGCCAAAACGGTTTCTCTAGAGCAAAACTACCGTTCTACGCAGAATATTGTCAACGCTGCGAATGTAGTGATTGCCAGAAACAAAGAACAGTTCAAGAAAAATGTATTCAGTGATAATGAAGTAGGCGATAAAATAAAGGTTTTCAGAGCGCTTTCAGATGCAGACGAAGCCAATTTTGTGGCGAATAACATTTGGGAACAGCACAACGCGAACCAAAGAAAATTTACAGATTTTGCGATTCTTTACAGAACCAATTCACAAACCAGAGCTTTCGAAGATGCGCTGAGACGTAAAAATATTCCGTACAGAGTTTATGGCGGTTTAAGTTTTTACCAAAGAAAAGAAATTAAGGATTTGGTAGCATATTTAAGACTTTTGGTCAACGAAAATGACAGCGAAGCTTTGCTTAGAGTTATCAATTATCCCACTCGTGGAATTGGAGAAACCACCCAGAATAAATTGATTGTTTTTGCAGATTCACAAAATGTGAGTTTGGCAAACGTTTTAGATAATTTAGGAATTTATGCACCACATTTGGGTTTTAACAATGGCGTGATTTCTAAATTGGCAGATTTTTGGAGCATGATTAAAGCCTTCCAAGTGATGCTAAAAACCGAAAATGTGTACACCGTTGCAATGGAAGTTGCCCAAAGAAGTGGTTTAATCAAGTTTTTGAAAGACGATCAAACTCCTGAAGGAATTTCCAGAGTAGAAAACGTGCAAGAACTCATGAACTCTATGCAAGGTTTCATAGAGGAGCAACAACAGTTGGAAGATGGAGACCCAAGTTTGTCGAGTTTCCTAGAAAACATTGCCCTTTCTACAGACCAAGACAAGAAATCTGAAAACGAAGACCAGGTTTCTTTGATGACGATTCACTTGTCAAAAGGATTGGAGTTTCCAGTGGTTCATTTGGTAGGTTTAGAAGAAAATTTGTTCCCAAGTTTTATGAGTTCTTCCACGCGTGAAGAATTGGAAGAAGAGCGAAGATTGTTCTACGTAGCTTTAACCAGAGCCGAAAAACAAGTGTTCTTTTCTTATGCCGTTTCCAGATTTCAATGGGGTAAAATTACCGATGCAGAACCTTCCAGATTCTTAAGCGAAGTTGATGAAGAATATATAGAATTCTTAAATCCAGTGGTAGAAAGCAGATTTGTAAATAAATCTGGGTTAAGTTCTGATATTTTCGGAGATAATTTTTCAGAACCGAGATTCTTCAAAAAAGCAGAAAAGAAAAAACTGCCAAGTTCTGATGAGCCAAAACCTTTACCTAAAAATTTAAAACCGGTTGCTTCAGCAAAAATCATCAACCCGAGCGGAAATTCTTCTCAAGATATTGAAGTAGGAGACAGAGTTCGTCATGATAGATTTGGAGTAGGAGAAGTAGTTTTTCTTGATGGAACTGACCCAGAAAATATTAAAGCTAAAGTAAAATTTGTAACAGAAGGAGAAAAAAATCTAATCCTAAAATTTGCAAAACTGACGAAAATATAA
- the polA gene encoding DNA polymerase I gives MTNSDKRLFLIDAYAMIFRGYYALIRNPRLTSKGFDTSAIFGFTNSLIELIRREKPTHLAVVFDVGKENVRTADFTEYKANRSDTPEAIKNAVPYIHRILEAMHIPILGVEGYEADDVIGTIANKAEKEGYTTFMVTPDKDFAQLVTDKIKIYKPGLKGGDVEILGVEEVKAKYEIEDPKQVIDFLAMMGDAVDNIPGLEGVGEKTAMKFLKEFGSIENLLANTDQLKGKLKEKVENSAERGILSKKLATIICDVPVEFHQEQYDLDIPDFEKVREIFDEIEFRRLYENLYRAFHEQSEISNQQSANESDSKPVSQNAESGKQNALQLDLFADFEALEQSTSTTLNIETTDKIYQYIDTEKAQKILVKNLLAQKVVCFDTETTSLNEMETELIGMSFCYRKGLAYYIPISENQEEAKKTLEIFRPFFEKKEILKIAHNLKFDYKVLKHYGVEVEGAIFDTMIAHYLLNPDGRHGMDYLSEIYLNYKPVSIESLIGKKGKNQGTLRDVSLEEQTNYAAEDADVTFQLYEIFAPQLKKEGVEDLFYHIEMPLMRVLAKMEFAGISLDESWLIQESKDLENDLKNLETKIFELCGEEFNMNSPKQLGEILFEKLKLDPKAKKTKTGQYATSEDILQKLASKHEIIQYILEYRTYQKLKSTYVDALPNQIDKDTKRVHTNFSQTTAATGRLASLNPNLQNIPIRTLRGQQIRGAFVADKGNKLISADYSQIELRLIAEISGEENMIKAFQNGEDIHASTAAKLFKIPIEEVTKTQRSQAKTVNFGIIYGQGAFALAEQTGLSRTEAKQLIDSYYETYPKLKEFMAEQVAKARKLGYVETILGRKRHLQDINSNNFVVKGHAERNAVNAPIQGSAADIIKLAMIKIQEVLEQEHLKTKMLLQVHDELVFEAPENEVETAKKLIKENMENAYKTEVPLLVEVGVGENWLEAH, from the coding sequence ATGACAAATTCTGACAAAAGACTTTTTCTCATCGATGCTTATGCGATGATTTTCCGCGGTTATTACGCCCTGATTAGAAATCCTAGATTAACTTCTAAAGGTTTTGATACGTCTGCTATTTTTGGATTTACCAATTCATTAATTGAGTTGATTAGAAGAGAAAAACCTACACATTTGGCTGTGGTTTTTGATGTAGGAAAAGAAAATGTGAGAACCGCAGATTTTACAGAATACAAAGCCAACAGAAGTGACACTCCAGAAGCGATAAAAAACGCAGTTCCATACATTCACAGGATTTTAGAAGCTATGCATATTCCAATTTTGGGAGTAGAAGGTTATGAAGCAGATGACGTGATAGGAACGATTGCCAATAAAGCCGAAAAAGAAGGGTACACCACGTTTATGGTAACGCCAGATAAGGATTTTGCGCAGTTGGTTACCGATAAAATTAAAATCTACAAACCGGGTTTAAAAGGTGGCGATGTAGAAATTTTAGGCGTGGAAGAAGTTAAAGCCAAATACGAAATTGAAGACCCAAAACAAGTCATCGATTTTCTGGCAATGATGGGAGATGCGGTGGATAATATTCCAGGATTGGAAGGAGTGGGCGAAAAAACTGCCATGAAATTTTTGAAAGAATTTGGCAGTATAGAAAATCTTTTGGCAAACACCGACCAGCTAAAAGGAAAACTCAAAGAAAAAGTTGAAAACTCTGCAGAAAGAGGGATTTTGTCTAAAAAATTGGCAACGATTATTTGTGACGTTCCCGTTGAATTTCACCAGGAGCAATACGATTTAGATATTCCAGATTTTGAAAAAGTTCGTGAGATTTTTGACGAAATAGAATTCAGAAGGTTGTATGAGAATTTGTATAGGGCTTTTCATGAGCAATCAGAAATCAGCAATCAGCAATCAGCGAATGAAAGTGATTCAAAACCAGTCTCGCAGAATGCGGAAAGCGGAAAGCAGAATGCTCTACAATTAGACCTTTTCGCAGATTTCGAAGCGCTAGAACAATCTACTTCTACTACGCTCAATATCGAAACTACGGATAAAATTTATCAATACATTGATACCGAAAAAGCTCAGAAAATTTTAGTCAAAAATCTTTTGGCACAAAAAGTAGTTTGTTTTGATACAGAAACGACTTCGCTTAATGAAATGGAAACCGAACTCATCGGGATGAGTTTTTGTTACAGAAAAGGATTGGCTTATTACATTCCGATTTCTGAAAACCAAGAAGAAGCGAAGAAAACGTTAGAAATTTTCCGTCCGTTTTTTGAGAAAAAAGAAATTTTAAAAATCGCTCATAATCTTAAATTTGATTATAAAGTTCTGAAGCATTACGGTGTGGAAGTAGAAGGAGCGATTTTTGACACGATGATTGCCCATTATCTTCTAAATCCAGACGGGAGACACGGAATGGATTATCTTTCAGAGATTTACCTCAATTATAAGCCTGTCTCTATTGAAAGTTTAATTGGCAAAAAGGGTAAAAACCAAGGAACTTTGCGTGATGTTTCGTTAGAAGAACAAACCAATTACGCTGCGGAAGATGCAGATGTAACGTTTCAACTCTACGAAATTTTTGCGCCTCAACTGAAAAAAGAAGGGGTAGAAGATTTGTTTTACCACATCGAAATGCCATTAATGCGCGTTTTAGCTAAAATGGAATTTGCGGGAATTTCTTTAGACGAAAGTTGGTTGATTCAAGAAAGTAAGGATTTAGAAAACGACTTGAAAAACCTTGAAACCAAAATTTTTGAACTCTGTGGCGAAGAATTTAACATGAATTCTCCGAAACAACTCGGTGAAATTTTATTCGAAAAGTTAAAACTAGACCCGAAAGCGAAAAAAACCAAAACCGGTCAATACGCTACTTCGGAAGATATTTTGCAGAAATTGGCTTCTAAACATGAAATTATACAATACATTTTAGAATACAGAACCTACCAAAAATTGAAATCAACGTATGTAGACGCATTGCCGAATCAGATTGACAAAGACACGAAAAGAGTACATACCAATTTCTCGCAAACTACTGCTGCTACAGGAAGATTGGCTTCTCTGAACCCAAATTTACAGAATATTCCGATTAGAACTTTACGTGGTCAACAAATTCGTGGTGCTTTCGTGGCAGATAAAGGAAACAAACTTATTTCTGCCGATTATTCTCAGATAGAATTGCGCTTGATTGCAGAAATTTCGGGTGAAGAAAACATGATTAAAGCCTTCCAAAATGGCGAAGATATTCACGCTTCTACTGCGGCAAAATTATTTAAAATCCCAATCGAAGAAGTAACAAAAACGCAGCGTTCACAAGCTAAAACTGTGAACTTTGGAATTATTTATGGTCAAGGTGCTTTTGCTTTGGCAGAGCAAACTGGACTTTCACGAACGGAAGCAAAACAACTCATCGATTCTTACTACGAAACCTATCCTAAATTGAAAGAATTTATGGCAGAACAAGTTGCGAAAGCCAGAAAATTAGGATATGTAGAAACAATTTTGGGCAGAAAACGCCATTTGCAAGACATCAATTCTAATAATTTTGTGGTAAAAGGTCACGCCGAAAGAAATGCTGTAAATGCACCGATTCAAGGTTCTGCTGCAGATATTATCAAATTGGCGATGATTAAAATTCAGGAAGTTCTGGAACAGGAACATCTGAAAACCAAAATGCTCTTGCAAGTGCATGACGAATTGGTTTTTGAAGCACCAGAAAATGAAGTAGAAACCGCCAAAAAACTGATTAAAGAAAATATGGAAAATGCCTACAAAACTGAAGTTCCTTTATTGGTGGAAGTTGGCGTGGGTGAAAATTGGTTGGAAGCGCATTGA
- a CDS encoding FkbM family methyltransferase, producing the protein MKFYQLLTEASQYIIPQLYKQRFFKKQNQLSRENIISRKVEPELLWLTEFLPKDAVFIDVGANVGHFIYQLEYHLFPQNIYAFEPNKSLNRRLKRLFPKVKLFSVALSDENTVAEFKIPVLKGEKLNSRGTLQTDFREENEEKTIIQKVKVVKLDDFNPIQKLEKVDFIKIDVEGNEMKTLFGAKETILKFKPTVMVEMEQRHHQEPVWNLISEVENWGFEAHYLERNTFELKRLTEEFIKSQNAIFVKDYENYVNNIIFIPQS; encoded by the coding sequence ATGAAATTCTATCAACTTCTCACAGAAGCGTCACAATATATCATTCCTCAGTTGTACAAACAGAGGTTTTTTAAGAAGCAGAATCAACTTTCTCGCGAAAATATTATTTCCAGAAAAGTAGAACCAGAATTGCTTTGGTTGACCGAATTTCTTCCGAAAGATGCCGTTTTTATAGATGTTGGCGCAAACGTGGGACATTTTATTTATCAATTAGAATATCATCTTTTTCCTCAAAATATTTATGCTTTTGAACCGAATAAATCTTTGAACAGAAGATTGAAAAGGCTATTTCCGAAGGTTAAATTGTTTTCGGTGGCTTTGTCAGACGAAAATACGGTGGCAGAATTTAAAATTCCAGTTTTGAAAGGTGAAAAACTGAATTCCAGAGGAACTTTGCAGACTGATTTCAGAGAAGAAAACGAAGAAAAAACCATTATTCAAAAGGTGAAAGTGGTAAAACTAGATGATTTTAACCCAATTCAAAAATTAGAAAAAGTAGATTTCATCAAAATAGATGTAGAAGGAAACGAGATGAAAACGCTTTTCGGAGCGAAGGAAACAATTTTGAAATTTAAACCAACGGTAATGGTAGAAATGGAACAGCGTCATCACCAAGAACCTGTTTGGAACTTGATTTCAGAAGTGGAAAATTGGGGTTTTGAAGCGCATTATTTAGAGAGAAATACTTTTGAATTGAAAAGACTGACAGAAGAGTTTATCAAATCTCAAAATGCTATCTTTGTAAAAGATTACGAAAATTACGTTAACAATATTATATTTATTCCTCAATCTTAA
- a CDS encoding HipA family kinase produces MKDLNLRNVTVMRYILPLREGGSLPALAEADDDFKYVLKFRGAGHGVKMLISELLGGKIAEVLGLKIPELVFANLDVDFGRTEADEEIQDLLKFSEGLNLGLHYLSGAIAYDPSMKIDALLASKIVWLDAFITNIDRTFKNTNLLWWHKELWVIDNGASFYFHHSWQNFDTAAKTPFKYVKDHVLLPQASQLDEADAFAKSVLNDDVFRTIVNLIPEDWLQWNDADESPEEIREIYFNFLKTRLEHSEIFLNEAKNARG; encoded by the coding sequence ATGAAAGATTTGAATTTAAGGAACGTTACGGTAATGCGTTACATTCTTCCGCTTCGTGAAGGTGGAAGTCTACCTGCATTAGCAGAAGCGGATGATGATTTTAAATACGTTTTGAAATTTCGAGGTGCTGGTCACGGTGTTAAAATGCTGATTTCTGAACTTTTGGGCGGAAAAATTGCGGAAGTTTTAGGATTGAAAATTCCAGAATTGGTTTTTGCCAATCTCGATGTTGATTTTGGGAGAACAGAAGCCGATGAAGAAATTCAGGATTTATTGAAGTTTTCCGAAGGTCTTAACTTAGGTTTGCATTATCTTTCGGGAGCGATTGCCTACGATCCAAGTATGAAAATTGATGCACTTTTGGCTTCCAAAATTGTTTGGCTAGATGCGTTTATTACTAATATTGACCGTACTTTTAAGAATACTAATTTGCTTTGGTGGCACAAAGAACTTTGGGTGATTGATAATGGAGCTTCCTTCTACTTCCATCACTCTTGGCAAAATTTTGATACCGCTGCGAAAACACCTTTCAAATATGTAAAAGACCACGTTTTGCTTCCTCAAGCCAGCCAATTAGACGAAGCTGATGCCTTTGCAAAATCGGTTTTAAATGATGACGTTTTCAGAACGATTGTGAATTTAATTCCTGAAGATTGGTTGCAATGGAATGATGCCGATGAATCGCCAGAAGAAATAAGAGAAATTTATTTTAATTTCTTGAAAACCAGATTAGAACATTCAGAAATCTTTTTAAACGAAGCCAAAAATGCAAGAGGATAA
- a CDS encoding amidohydrolase, translating into MKNLQILFLLFFGLFSAQKKADLIVYNAKIYTVNQNFEIAEVMAISKGKIVAIGGKEILKNYTATQKIDAQQKPIYPGFIDAHCHFTGYATDRWKSDLVGTKSWEEIVEKIKKYSETAPKFWLYGRGWDQNDWAVKEYPTKEKLDELFPNRPVYLKRVDGHAAIANQKALDLAKITTETKILGGDIEQKNGKLTGILVDNAMDLVEKVIPEIEDDLAIKYFGELQKECFAFGLTSLHDCGISEHTLSLLEKSQQQKVLKMNVFALLSDNPDYYEKWAKKGRYTKGKITVGGFKVYADGALGSRGACLLSDYHDKPKWRGFLLSEKSHFENLAKKLVKSDLQMCTHAIGDSANREILKIYGDVLKGKNDKRWRIEHAQIVNPADFQYFGKYNIVPSVQPTHATSDMYWAEERLGSERIKTAYAYQDLLKQNGWVALGTDFPVEDINPFKTFLASVARKDAQNYPENGFQKENALTREQTLRGMTIWAAKSVFQEKERGSLEVGKNADFIILNQDLMNIDERDILKTKVWETWVDGKQVYFNFDMDNIIVTDKKIKKQSY; encoded by the coding sequence ATGAAAAATCTACAAATACTCTTTTTACTATTCTTTGGATTGTTTTCCGCACAAAAAAAAGCAGATTTAATTGTTTACAATGCTAAAATTTATACGGTAAATCAAAACTTTGAGATTGCTGAAGTCATGGCGATTTCCAAAGGGAAAATTGTAGCAATTGGAGGAAAAGAAATTCTAAAAAATTATACCGCTACTCAAAAAATTGATGCTCAACAAAAGCCCATTTATCCGGGTTTTATAGATGCACATTGCCATTTTACAGGTTATGCAACAGACCGTTGGAAAAGTGATTTGGTTGGCACTAAATCTTGGGAAGAAATTGTAGAAAAAATCAAAAAATACAGTGAAACAGCTCCTAAATTTTGGTTGTACGGAAGAGGTTGGGATCAGAATGATTGGGCGGTAAAAGAATATCCAACCAAAGAAAAACTAGATGAATTGTTTCCTAATCGTCCGGTTTATCTAAAAAGAGTTGACGGTCACGCTGCAATCGCTAATCAAAAAGCCTTGGATTTGGCCAAAATTACAACCGAAACTAAAATTTTGGGTGGAGATATTGAACAAAAAAACGGAAAATTAACTGGGATTTTAGTTGATAATGCGATGGATTTGGTAGAAAAAGTGATTCCAGAGATTGAAGATGATTTGGCTATCAAATATTTCGGGGAGTTGCAAAAAGAATGCTTTGCTTTCGGTTTAACTTCGCTTCATGATTGCGGAATTTCTGAACATACTTTGTCGCTTTTAGAAAAATCTCAACAGCAGAAAGTGTTGAAAATGAATGTTTTTGCACTTTTAAGTGACAATCCTGATTATTACGAAAAATGGGCTAAAAAAGGTCGATACACGAAAGGAAAAATCACAGTTGGCGGTTTTAAAGTTTATGCAGATGGAGCTTTGGGAAGTAGAGGTGCGTGTTTGCTCAGCGATTATCACGATAAACCAAAGTGGAGAGGTTTTCTATTAAGCGAAAAATCTCATTTTGAAAATTTAGCTAAAAAATTGGTTAAGAGTGACTTGCAAATGTGTACTCACGCGATTGGTGATTCTGCCAACCGAGAAATTCTGAAAATTTATGGTGATGTTCTAAAAGGTAAAAACGATAAAAGATGGAGGATTGAACATGCACAAATTGTAAATCCTGCTGATTTTCAATATTTTGGAAAATACAATATTGTTCCGTCTGTTCAGCCAACTCATGCTACTTCAGACATGTATTGGGCGGAAGAAAGATTGGGAAGTGAACGTATAAAAACAGCGTATGCTTATCAAGATTTGTTGAAACAAAACGGTTGGGTTGCATTGGGAACTGATTTTCCTGTGGAAGACATCAATCCGTTTAAAACGTTTTTGGCTTCGGTTGCCAGAAAAGATGCGCAGAATTATCCTGAAAATGGTTTCCAAAAAGAAAATGCTTTAACCAGAGAACAAACCTTGCGCGGAATGACAATTTGGGCGGCAAAATCGGTGTTTCAAGAGAAAGAAAGAGGAAGTTTAGAAGTAGGAAAAAATGCAGATTTTATTATTTTGAACCAAGATTTAATGAATATTGATGAAAGAGATATTTTGAAAACTAAAGTTTGGGAGACTTGGGTTGATGGGAAACAAGTTTATTTTAATTTTGATATGGATAATATAATAGTGACAGATAAAAAGATAAAAAAACAAAGCTATTAA
- a CDS encoding DUF3037 domain-containing protein has translation MQEDKIYEYAVIRLVPKVEREEFFNIGLVMFSKKEKYIRVEFYLCKDKFQLMHSKLDYEEVFKNLENFQKVAKGEKEGGPIALLDIPERFRWLTAVRSAVIQTSRPHPGKSKDLDKTFERLFEELVK, from the coding sequence ATGCAAGAGGATAAAATTTACGAATACGCAGTCATAAGACTTGTTCCTAAGGTTGAAAGAGAAGAATTTTTCAACATAGGATTGGTGATGTTTTCTAAGAAAGAAAAATACATAAGAGTTGAATTTTATCTCTGTAAAGATAAATTCCAACTGATGCACAGCAAATTAGACTACGAAGAAGTTTTCAAAAATCTGGAAAACTTTCAAAAAGTTGCCAAAGGCGAAAAAGAAGGTGGGCCAATAGCTTTGCTAGATATTCCTGAACGTTTTCGTTGGCTCACTGCAGTAAGAAGCGCAGTCATTCAAACCTCAAGACCTCATCCTGGAAAATCTAAAGATCTTGACAAAACTTTTGAACGATTATTTGAAGAATTGGTGAAATAA
- a CDS encoding glycosyltransferase family 2 protein produces the protein MKFLIVIPAHNEEENILPCLESLKNQTFQDFKCVIVNDGSTDKTQEIVENFIKSVTLSGVEALSFKVLNLEKSEHQPGAKVVRTFNKGLETENLENFDVVCKFDADIIFPDNYLEKINEVYEKNPKAGMVSGLVYIKKGFDSAQPDKKDFTTSQLHDFTNQNEWTFENLSSKNHVRGPIKSYRKELFQKMNGLRAVLGWDNIDVMLCKMHGFETVTLQELWVKHLRPTAYKYKSQKAQKLGEYFYNIGLNFPLAAISSAKSSLKNKSISEFFITMKSFLNQKNERILTNEEIAFIRNLRWNEMFKKIMKS, from the coding sequence ATGAAGTTTCTTATTGTAATTCCCGCTCACAACGAAGAAGAGAACATACTTCCGTGTTTAGAATCGCTGAAAAATCAGACGTTTCAGGATTTTAAATGCGTCATTGTGAACGATGGTTCTACGGATAAAACTCAAGAAATTGTAGAAAATTTTATTAAAAGTGTCACGCTGAGCGGAGTCGAAGCGTTAAGTTTCAAAGTTTTAAATTTAGAAAAATCCGAACATCAACCCGGCGCAAAAGTCGTGAGAACCTTCAATAAAGGTTTAGAAACCGAAAATTTAGAAAATTTTGATGTGGTTTGTAAATTCGATGCAGATATTATTTTCCCTGACAATTATTTAGAAAAAATCAACGAAGTTTACGAAAAAAATCCAAAAGCAGGAATGGTTTCTGGTTTGGTTTATATTAAAAAAGGCTTCGACTCCGCTCAGCCTGACAAAAAAGACTTTACAACTTCACAACTTCACGATTTTACCAATCAAAATGAATGGACTTTCGAAAACTTATCTTCCAAAAATCACGTTCGTGGTCCTATAAAGTCTTACCGAAAAGAACTTTTCCAGAAAATGAATGGATTGAGAGCGGTTCTCGGTTGGGATAATATAGATGTGATGCTTTGTAAAATGCACGGATTTGAAACAGTAACACTTCAAGAACTTTGGGTGAAACATCTTCGTCCAACTGCCTATAAATACAAATCTCAAAAAGCCCAAAAATTGGGAGAATATTTTTACAATATTGGGCTTAATTTTCCATTAGCTGCTATTTCTTCGGCAAAATCTTCTTTGAAAAATAAATCGATTTCTGAGTTTTTTATCACCATGAAATCTTTTTTAAATCAAAAAAATGAAAGGATTTTAACCAATGAAGAAATTGCATTTATCAGAAATTTGAGATGGAATGAAATGTTTAAAAAAATTATGAAATCATAA